A DNA window from Salvelinus namaycush isolate Seneca chromosome 30, SaNama_1.0, whole genome shotgun sequence contains the following coding sequences:
- the LOC120024979 gene encoding probable ribosome biogenesis protein RLP24, producing the protein MRIEKCYFCSGPVYPGHGTMFVRNDCKTFRFCKSKCLKNFKKKRNPRKTRWTKAFRKASGKELTVDNSLEFEKRRNVAVKYQRELWSKTVEAMRKVEGIKRKRQAQFIFNRLKKGKHLEKEEAISEVKKNIHLIKAPHAGKAKVLEEKMVQKLQEDVEMGDD; encoded by the exons ATGCGAATTGAAAAATGTTACTTTTGCTCTGGACCTGTGTATCCCGGGCACGGTACGATGTTTGTGCGGAACGATTGCAAG ACGTTCAGGTTTTGTAAATCAAAATGCCTCAAAAACTTCAAAAAGAAGCGTAACCCAAGAAAGACCAGATGGACCAAGGCTTTCAGGAAAGCGTCTGGCAAGGAATTGACAGTG GATAACTCCCTGGAGTTTGAGAAGCGCAGGAATGTGGCTGTCAAATACCAGAGGGAATTGTGGAGCAAGACAG TGGAGGCAATGAGGAAGGTGGAAGGAATAAAACGGAAACGACAGGCACAGTTCATCTTCAACAG ACTGAAGAAGGGCAAGCATTTGGAAAAGGAGGAAGCCATCAGCGAAGTGAAGAAGAACATTCACCTCATCAAAGCCCCACATGCAG GCAAAGCCAAGGTTCTGGAGGAGAAGATGGTGCAGAAGTTACAAGAAGATGTGGAAATGGGTGACGATTAG